In one window of Spartinivicinus marinus DNA:
- a CDS encoding replication protein: MHVNAEESKIITFPGTKDTEKLESQQSEPPKKVKGFISIDNSLYEQLYTVDITRRQNRVLLVIIRKTIGFHKELDWVAAEQIKEAIQYKGSITHIHSDIRELKERKIIVQQGKQIGPNLSLHEWVSRKPKVTENGSKTNRKRSLPEEENKPKMVTKETENGLSSDRKRFQNKPKTVTTKDTNTKNNITTTSSSSESCKMNSSSDHPVFNQKPPATRKNTGTPMTPDWEPDWKIITGMLIRAGIPPEFAKQSLDEFRLYWIDSGEHHPSWQAKFFQSVKSQWPIYQTKQRRRQELNQALDQKTEQQVKQIQKQCENMQPSEGWSGDLGDF; encoded by the coding sequence ATGCATGTAAATGCCGAAGAAAGCAAAATTATTACCTTTCCAGGCACAAAAGACACTGAAAAATTAGAGTCTCAACAGTCAGAGCCACCAAAAAAAGTAAAAGGATTTATTTCAATAGACAACTCGTTGTACGAGCAGCTTTATACAGTGGACATTACACGACGCCAGAATAGAGTTTTGCTTGTGATTATTCGTAAAACGATAGGCTTTCACAAGGAGCTAGACTGGGTTGCTGCTGAGCAAATTAAAGAAGCCATACAATACAAAGGCAGTATTACTCATATTCACAGCGATATCCGTGAGCTAAAAGAACGCAAAATAATTGTCCAACAAGGTAAACAAATTGGCCCTAATTTATCTCTTCATGAATGGGTATCCAGAAAGCCGAAAGTGACCGAAAACGGTTCCAAAACAAACCGAAAACGGTCACTACCAGAAGAGGAAAACAAACCAAAAATGGTCACAAAAGAAACCGAAAACGGTTTGTCTAGTGACCGAAAACGGTTTCAAAACAAACCGAAAACGGTCACCACAAAAGACACTAATACAAAAAACAATATAACTACTACGAGTAGTAGCTCGGAGTCGTGCAAAATGAATTCATCATCCGATCATCCAGTGTTTAATCAAAAACCACCGGCAACAAGAAAAAATACTGGCACTCCAATGACACCCGATTGGGAACCGGACTGGAAAATAATAACCGGCATGCTCATTCGAGCAGGGATTCCACCAGAGTTTGCAAAGCAAAGCCTTGATGAATTCAGACTGTACTGGATTGACTCCGGTGAACATCATCCATCCTGGCAAGCCAAGTTTTTTCAGAGTGTTAAATCACAGTGGCCCATTTATCAAACCAAACAGCGTAGGCGACAAGAATTAAATCAGGCTTTGGATCAAAAAACCGAGCAGCAAGTAAAACAAATCCAGAAGCAGTGCGAAAACATGCAGCCAAGCGAAGGCTGGTCAGGTGATTTAGGGGATTTTTAG
- a CDS encoding helix-turn-helix domain-containing protein, whose protein sequence is MAELWQKLRSRRRELDITQQQVADFCSVSKGSVAQWEAKKPENRAAPRRDKLARLAEILEVPINWFHDESVELSSVSKVISDIEEDEYQVSKKEADAEERSVQVILELNNLSLMGKLTKEDIQILEALVRNAQLR, encoded by the coding sequence ATGGCTGAACTTTGGCAAAAGCTAAGATCACGAAGAAGAGAGCTGGATATTACTCAACAGCAAGTTGCTGACTTCTGTAGTGTTAGTAAAGGATCTGTTGCCCAATGGGAAGCAAAAAAGCCAGAGAACAGAGCCGCTCCAAGACGGGACAAACTTGCCAGATTAGCTGAGATACTTGAAGTACCTATAAACTGGTTCCATGACGAGAGTGTTGAACTTTCAAGTGTTAGTAAAGTAATCTCTGATATAGAAGAGGATGAGTATCAAGTATCAAAAAAAGAGGCTGATGCTGAAGAGCGAAGTGTACAAGTCATATTAGAATTAAATAACTTATCTCTAATGGGGAAACTTACCAAAGAGGATATTCAAATCCTTGAAGCATTAGTACGTAACGCTCAATTACGCTGA
- a CDS encoding helix-turn-helix transcriptional regulator, which produces MDSTITTDGHWQAYLDNPHLAPRETKYCLGLLSGKTDKVIAREQGVEPGTVSNRIKNVHYKLKTANRAHLVAELIRLKIITLNVSPMVMMLMAVFVVNSVPLVVNDNPDKPRQVRIVQRTGRRPEYLPLDNNIKGDELCLKTQLYIA; this is translated from the coding sequence ATGGACAGCACAATAACTACAGATGGACACTGGCAAGCGTATTTAGACAATCCGCACCTTGCACCGCGTGAAACCAAATATTGCTTAGGCTTATTGTCTGGCAAGACGGACAAAGTTATAGCCCGCGAACAAGGTGTAGAGCCTGGCACCGTTAGCAACAGAATAAAAAACGTACATTACAAGCTTAAAACTGCTAATCGAGCGCACCTGGTAGCCGAGTTAATACGGCTAAAAATCATCACACTTAATGTTTCACCCATGGTGATGATGTTAATGGCTGTATTTGTTGTGAATAGCGTGCCTTTGGTAGTGAATGATAACCCTGATAAACCCAGACAAGTCCGCATAGTACAACGGACTGGAAGACGACCAGAGTATTTGCCGTTAGACAATAATATAAAAGGAGACGAGCTATGTTTAAAAACGCAACTGTATATCGCCTAA
- a CDS encoding recombination-associated protein RdgC: MFKNATVYRLKTNADYIVEQLIGGLRDAEFKPCGKLQEFSLGFVAIDGDSLVIPGDRFALFRVRHDEKKIPASTISQLVYEAKEEFEAQQDKTPSKKEIFQIKERIRSELMPQAFSTTTYTDVYVDAENNWLVIDSVKPSHCESIIGLLREVIGLSSSLITVKHPLSDVMKTWLFEGHSTDTSYETCNYCVLKDEFGSITCRKQDLYDADIIKLSEDRVVKEISLYNENYSFVLDNQLRVKKIQHKDQFITEHTPAEINDQTHQIIVDTYIIRQTISEIVNHAITACGGIENNSKVAA, from the coding sequence ATGTTTAAAAACGCAACTGTATATCGCCTAAAAACTAATGCTGATTATATTGTAGAGCAGTTAATTGGTGGTTTGCGTGATGCTGAGTTTAAACCTTGCGGTAAACTGCAAGAGTTTAGTTTAGGGTTTGTGGCTATTGATGGGGATAGTTTAGTTATTCCTGGTGATCGCTTTGCTTTATTTCGTGTTCGACATGATGAAAAGAAAATACCGGCTTCAACGATTAGTCAACTGGTATATGAAGCTAAAGAAGAATTTGAAGCACAACAAGACAAGACGCCTTCCAAAAAAGAGATTTTCCAGATTAAAGAGCGGATTAGATCGGAATTAATGCCACAGGCATTTTCGACAACTACCTACACTGACGTATATGTTGATGCTGAAAATAATTGGCTGGTTATTGATAGTGTTAAGCCGTCACATTGTGAATCAATTATTGGGCTTTTAAGAGAGGTTATTGGCCTTAGTTCATCGCTGATTACTGTTAAACACCCATTAAGTGATGTAATGAAAACTTGGTTATTTGAAGGTCATAGCACAGATACCTCTTATGAAACGTGTAACTACTGTGTATTAAAAGATGAGTTTGGCTCGATTACTTGTCGTAAACAAGATTTGTATGACGCCGATATTATCAAGCTCAGTGAAGATAGAGTTGTAAAGGAAATATCTCTGTATAACGAAAACTATAGCTTTGTGCTGGATAATCAGTTGAGAGTAAAGAAGATTCAACATAAGGATCAGTTTATTACAGAGCATACACCTGCTGAAATCAATGACCAAACACATCAGATAATTGTTGACACTTATATTATTCGACAAACAATCAGTGAAATAGTTAATCATGCAATAACAGCATGTGGCGGGATCGAAAACAATTCAAAGGTGGCAGCATGA
- a CDS encoding carbon storage regulator, whose product MLTLMRRVGESLKIGDYRLILRARTVGGVTLTTIHRRHISIKEVEFGHPLKLDHEITVYSYPSNRESLSKSMGQAKLSISAPKHMKIERDEVETRFHRNQSYIGVMT is encoded by the coding sequence ATGTTGACGTTAATGCGCCGAGTCGGTGAGTCGCTAAAGATTGGTGATTATCGACTGATACTGCGAGCAAGGACGGTGGGTGGTGTTACGCTCACCACTATTCACCGTAGGCATATTAGTATCAAAGAGGTTGAGTTTGGACACCCCCTTAAACTTGATCATGAAATAACTGTTTATTCATACCCTAGTAATAGGGAGAGTTTATCTAAATCTATGGGCCAGGCAAAGCTTAGTATAAGCGCCCCTAAACACATGAAAATCGAGCGTGATGAGGTTGAAACAAGGTTTCATAGAAATCAATCATATATTGGAGTCATGACTTAA
- a CDS encoding tyrosine-type recombinase/integrase codes for MAKALTLYYTEHGKKVASHKAAKTHCEKILSYWKDSVLSDMSIREQRKFKDFLEEQGCSIGYIKRIFNTLRAAVNFCYKNEYIEHPVNMLTISVPIHSNVEMGRPLSIAEVAQLFDVMDVDYLIRYCMLLMGTLARPAAVLELHSSQIDHDYRLIQLNPKGRQQTTKYRPTVKMPEFIHEATRHMKQCNVVTGKKEQFKSLKSSFTTAVKHSGLEGKVTGYSFRHTMSRWLRSQSVPPWEVAAQLGHRMEQYSTTEVYAPYDPNYLTACVTAIDRYFEKLRDTSVTLDNFMKLYKGIST; via the coding sequence TTGGCTAAGGCATTAACACTGTACTACACAGAGCATGGGAAAAAGGTTGCTAGTCATAAGGCAGCCAAGACTCATTGTGAGAAAATATTAAGCTACTGGAAAGACTCTGTGTTGTCAGATATGAGTATTAGGGAACAAAGAAAATTTAAAGATTTTTTAGAAGAGCAAGGATGTTCGATAGGTTACATTAAACGTATTTTTAATACCCTGCGGGCTGCAGTTAATTTTTGTTATAAAAATGAGTATATCGAGCATCCTGTTAATATGCTGACAATATCTGTTCCTATTCACAGTAATGTTGAAATGGGGCGGCCTTTAAGTATTGCAGAAGTTGCCCAGTTATTTGATGTGATGGATGTAGATTACCTTATCAGGTACTGCATGCTATTAATGGGAACGCTTGCAAGACCTGCAGCAGTTCTAGAGCTTCATAGTTCTCAGATTGATCATGATTACAGGCTAATTCAATTAAATCCAAAAGGAAGACAGCAGACAACTAAGTATCGGCCAACAGTAAAAATGCCCGAGTTTATTCATGAAGCTACAAGGCACATGAAACAATGCAATGTTGTTACAGGCAAAAAAGAGCAGTTTAAGAGCTTAAAATCATCATTTACTACGGCAGTTAAACATTCGGGTTTAGAAGGGAAGGTTACTGGTTACTCGTTTAGGCATACAATGAGCCGTTGGTTACGGTCTCAGTCTGTACCGCCATGGGAAGTTGCAGCTCAGCTTGGACATAGAATGGAACAGTACTCGACAACTGAAGTGTATGCGCCTTATGACCCCAATTATTTAACGGCTTGTGTCACTGCTATTGATAGGTACTTTGAGAAATTGCGTGACACTAGCGTGACACTCGATAATTTCATGAAGCTGTATAAAGGGATAAGTACTTGA
- a CDS encoding c-type cytochrome, producing the protein MAHQRNKRTAKAIYSTVLMSLLAITSSHAATKDEQIAERIKPIGKVCIEGEECAKNAGAVASSSSGPRSGEDVVGLFCNTCHGTGLLDAPKVGDTGTWQARLDGLGSFEELVKSAINGKGSMPPKGNCADCSDEEISLAIEHMSGLKP; encoded by the coding sequence GTGGCTCACCAACGCAATAAAAGAACTGCCAAAGCAATATACTCTACTGTTTTAATGAGCCTGCTGGCGATTACATCATCCCATGCTGCGACCAAAGATGAACAAATTGCAGAACGAATCAAGCCAATTGGCAAGGTATGTATAGAAGGTGAAGAGTGTGCGAAAAATGCTGGTGCTGTGGCAAGCTCAAGCTCTGGTCCTCGCTCAGGTGAAGATGTCGTAGGGTTGTTCTGTAATACTTGTCATGGTACGGGGTTATTGGATGCGCCTAAAGTAGGTGATACGGGTACATGGCAGGCAAGATTGGATGGTCTCGGTTCATTTGAAGAGCTAGTAAAGAGTGCTATTAATGGAAAAGGTAGTATGCCGCCTAAAGGTAATTGTGCGGATTGTTCTGATGAAGAAATCAGTTTGGCAATAGAACACATGAGTGGTCTAAAACCTTGA